The following are from one region of the Streptomyces changanensis genome:
- a CDS encoding nucleotidyltransferase family protein, giving the protein MKDRADEAAYLAVAPTPGELASGAPLPLPPDRTQSILEATKQVAGLLKAGGHRFALAGSVAAYGHGVPARFQHDTDFAILREDEEAVTRELENAGIKVRKPPEDWLIKATCRGEEIDLIFELARHPVTVEMLQRAEVLPVDSVHMPVLAPTDLMASQLAAFSEHHCDFGSVLPIARVLREKIDWDLLRRENEGAPMPEAFLFLLERLNVIERREASA; this is encoded by the coding sequence GTGAAGGACCGCGCAGACGAGGCCGCGTACCTGGCCGTGGCACCGACGCCCGGCGAATTGGCGAGCGGGGCGCCCCTGCCCCTGCCACCGGACCGCACGCAGTCCATCCTGGAGGCGACCAAGCAGGTCGCCGGGCTGCTCAAGGCCGGGGGGCACCGCTTCGCGCTCGCCGGCAGCGTCGCCGCGTACGGGCACGGGGTGCCCGCCAGGTTCCAGCACGACACCGACTTCGCCATCCTGCGGGAGGACGAGGAGGCCGTCACGCGGGAGCTGGAGAACGCGGGCATCAAGGTGCGCAAGCCGCCGGAGGACTGGCTGATCAAGGCCACCTGCCGCGGCGAGGAGATCGACCTGATCTTCGAGCTGGCCCGGCACCCGGTCACCGTGGAGATGCTGCAGCGGGCGGAGGTCCTGCCGGTCGACTCGGTGCACATGCCGGTGCTGGCGCCGACCGACCTCATGGCCAGCCAGCTCGCGGCCTTCTCCGAGCACCACTGTGACTTCGGGTCGGTCCTGCCGATCGCCCGGGTCCTGCGGGAGAAGATCGACTGGGACCTGCTGCGCCGGGAGAACGAGGGCGCCCCGATGCCGGAGGCGTTCCTCTTCCTGCTGGAGCGGCTGAACGTGATCGAGCGGAGGGAGGCATCCGCATGA
- a CDS encoding amino acid ABC transporter permease: MDRPAARGAPVTSRLTRRQRRRVSQGLQYALFVAVVVAVALKADWGRLQNQFAQEDLARQLFPEIITTALRNTVVYTVSGFVFGLVLGLLVALMRLSSVAPYRWLATVYIELFRGLPALLIFIFVGVAVPLAFPGTAIPGGTYGKVALGLGLVAAAYMAETIRAGIQAVPRGQMEAARSLGFSHARAMVSVIIPQAFRIVIPPLTNELVLLFKDSSLVLFLGVTLTERELTKFGRDLASQTANSTPILVAGLCYLLVTVPLSLVVRRLEARTRKAG, from the coding sequence GTGGATCGGCCCGCTGCCCGAGGCGCGCCGGTGACCTCCCGGCTGACCAGGCGCCAGCGGCGCCGGGTGTCGCAGGGCCTGCAGTACGCGCTCTTCGTCGCCGTCGTCGTGGCCGTCGCCCTGAAGGCCGACTGGGGGCGGCTGCAGAACCAGTTCGCGCAGGAGGACCTGGCGCGGCAGCTGTTCCCCGAGATCATCACCACGGCGCTGCGCAACACGGTCGTCTACACGGTCTCCGGGTTCGTCTTCGGCCTGGTGCTGGGGCTGCTGGTGGCGTTGATGCGGCTGTCGTCGGTCGCTCCGTACCGGTGGCTGGCCACGGTGTACATCGAGCTCTTCCGCGGCCTGCCGGCGCTGCTGATCTTCATCTTCGTCGGGGTCGCCGTGCCGCTGGCGTTCCCCGGCACGGCGATCCCCGGCGGGACGTACGGCAAGGTCGCCCTGGGGCTGGGGCTGGTCGCCGCCGCGTACATGGCGGAGACGATCCGCGCGGGCATCCAGGCGGTGCCCCGGGGGCAGATGGAGGCCGCGCGGTCGCTCGGCTTCTCCCACGCGCGGGCGATGGTGTCGGTGATCATCCCGCAGGCGTTCCGCATCGTGATCCCCCCGCTGACGAACGAGCTGGTGCTGCTCTTCAAGGACTCGTCCCTGGTGCTGTTCCTCGGGGTCACCCTGACGGAGCGGGAGCTGACCAAGTTCGGGCGGGACCTGGCCAGCCAGACGGCGAACTCCACGCCGATCCTCGTCGCGGGCCTGTGCTACCTGCTCGTGACGGTTCCGCTGAGCCTCGTGGTGCGCCGCCTCGAGGCGCGTACCAGGAAGGCCGGGTGA
- a CDS encoding FUSC family protein yields the protein MPDVSTAPVFKLVRRTREPVAAQTLRSTVAAVISYVVALMVLPAQPAPLTAPLTALLVVQVTLYATLTTGIRRVNSVVAGVVVAIGFSALVGLTWWSLGLTIFAALIVGHLVRVSEFVPEVAISAMLVLGVTQVGSAAWHRILETLIGAGVGLLFNLLLAPPVWVQPAGASIEGLADDIGRMLRAMGDDVAGLGHVPVAHAAARLHEARRLDHAIVEVDASLRQAEESLLLNPRVRQGLLARVVLRTGLDTLEICAVVLRVLSRTMTDLAKFRTDESLFPADVAALLRELFGHMARAVESFARLTTTQVAANAEEAETRLTEALAAGRAVRDRVADLLLEDVQEHPRQWQLHGALLSEVDRILDELDVDKRGERLMQELDRRAAELGERHPRLAALAARLRGTGSAPSRPSVET from the coding sequence ATGCCGGACGTATCGACAGCCCCCGTGTTCAAACTCGTGCGACGGACCAGGGAACCCGTCGCCGCGCAGACACTCCGCTCGACGGTGGCCGCCGTCATCTCCTACGTGGTGGCCCTCATGGTGCTGCCCGCGCAACCCGCTCCCCTGACGGCCCCTCTGACGGCGCTCCTCGTGGTGCAGGTGACGCTCTACGCCACGCTCACGACCGGGATCCGCCGGGTGAACTCGGTCGTCGCCGGTGTGGTCGTCGCGATCGGGTTCAGCGCGCTCGTCGGCCTCACCTGGTGGAGCCTCGGCCTGACCATCTTCGCGGCCCTGATCGTGGGTCACCTGGTGCGGGTGAGCGAGTTCGTGCCCGAGGTGGCCATCAGCGCGATGCTGGTCCTCGGCGTCACCCAGGTGGGCTCCGCCGCCTGGCACCGGATCCTGGAGACCCTCATCGGCGCCGGTGTGGGGCTGCTGTTCAACCTGCTCCTCGCCCCGCCCGTGTGGGTGCAGCCCGCCGGGGCGTCCATCGAGGGCCTGGCCGACGACATAGGGCGGATGCTGCGGGCCATGGGCGACGACGTCGCCGGGCTCGGGCACGTGCCGGTCGCGCACGCGGCGGCCCGGCTGCACGAGGCGCGCCGCCTCGACCACGCCATCGTCGAGGTGGACGCGTCGCTGCGGCAGGCGGAGGAAAGCCTCCTGCTCAACCCGCGGGTGCGGCAGGGACTGCTCGCCCGGGTCGTGCTGCGGACCGGTCTGGACACCCTGGAGATCTGCGCCGTGGTGCTGCGCGTGCTGTCGCGCACGATGACGGACCTCGCGAAGTTCCGAACGGACGAGTCGCTGTTCCCCGCGGACGTGGCCGCGCTGCTGCGCGAGCTGTTCGGGCACATGGCGCGGGCCGTGGAGAGCTTCGCCCGGTTGACGACCACCCAGGTCGCCGCCAACGCCGAGGAGGCGGAGACCCGGCTGACCGAGGCACTCGCCGCGGGGCGCGCCGTACGGGACCGGGTCGCCGACCTGCTCCTGGAGGACGTGCAGGAGCACCCCCGCCAGTGGCAGCTGCACGGTGCGCTGCTCAGCGAGGTCGACCGCATCCTGGACGAGCTGGACGTCGACAAGCGCGGTGAGCGGTTGATGCAGGAGCTCGACCGCAGGGCGGCCGAGCTCGGTGAGCGCCACCCCCGCCTCGCGGCGCTGGCCGCCCGGCTGCGGGGCACCGGCTCGGCGCCCTCGCGGCCCAGCGTGGAGACCTGA
- a CDS encoding catalase — MTDDSRKVLTNRQGHPVHDNQNQRTVGARGPATLENYQFLEKISHFDRERIPERVVHARGVTAYGFFEAYGSWGDEPISRYTRAKLFQERGKRTDLAVRFSTVIGGRDSSEAARDPRGFAVKFYTEDGNWDLVGNNLGVFFIRDAIKFPDVIHSLKPDPVTFEQQPRRIFDFMSQTPESMHMLINLFSPRGIPSDYRHMQGFGVNTYKWVNAEGGTVLVKYHWMPKQGVRSMTEEDAANVQAQGLGHATKDLYEAVARGEYPDWELLVQIMSDDEHPELDFDPLDDTKTWPEQEFPPKPVGRMVLDRMPENFFAENEQISFGTGVLVDGLDFSDDKMLVGRTFSYSDTQRYRVGPNYLQLPVNQARNAQVRTNQRDGQMTYHVDGAGENPIVNYEPSVTGGLREADHPGHDEQGPEIHGRLTRQRIPRTNDYLQAGQRFRLLEEWERDDLVHNFVTLLKECDRPVQERMVWHFLLVENELGLRVGEGIGISPQDVAGLEPLPHQSLTDEDRKRLANLGNNPPRDVSGLTMTHCVPNERFVVTR; from the coding sequence GTGACGGACGACAGCCGGAAGGTGCTCACCAACCGCCAGGGGCACCCGGTCCACGACAACCAGAACCAGCGCACGGTCGGGGCCCGGGGCCCGGCCACGCTGGAGAACTACCAGTTCCTGGAGAAGATCAGCCACTTCGACCGGGAGCGCATCCCGGAGCGCGTCGTCCACGCCCGCGGCGTCACCGCCTACGGGTTCTTCGAGGCCTACGGGTCGTGGGGCGACGAGCCGATCAGCCGCTACACCCGGGCGAAGCTGTTCCAGGAGCGCGGCAAGCGCACGGACCTGGCCGTGCGGTTCTCGACCGTGATCGGCGGCCGTGACTCCTCGGAGGCGGCCCGCGACCCGCGCGGCTTCGCCGTGAAGTTCTACACCGAGGACGGCAACTGGGACCTGGTCGGCAACAACCTGGGCGTGTTCTTCATCCGGGACGCGATCAAGTTCCCGGACGTGATCCACTCGCTCAAGCCGGACCCGGTCACCTTCGAGCAGCAGCCGCGGCGGATCTTCGACTTCATGTCCCAGACGCCGGAGAGCATGCACATGCTCATCAACCTCTTCAGCCCGCGCGGCATCCCGTCGGACTACCGCCACATGCAGGGCTTCGGCGTGAACACCTACAAGTGGGTGAACGCCGAGGGCGGGACGGTGCTGGTGAAGTACCACTGGATGCCGAAGCAGGGCGTCCGCAGCATGACCGAGGAGGACGCCGCGAACGTCCAGGCGCAGGGCCTCGGCCACGCCACGAAGGACCTGTACGAGGCGGTCGCGCGCGGCGAGTACCCCGACTGGGAGCTGCTCGTGCAGATCATGTCGGACGACGAGCACCCGGAGCTGGACTTCGACCCGCTGGACGACACCAAGACCTGGCCCGAGCAGGAGTTCCCGCCGAAGCCGGTGGGACGCATGGTGCTCGACCGCATGCCGGAGAACTTCTTCGCGGAGAACGAGCAGATCTCCTTCGGCACGGGCGTGCTCGTCGACGGCCTGGACTTCTCCGACGACAAGATGCTGGTCGGACGGACCTTCTCGTACAGCGACACCCAGCGCTACCGGGTGGGCCCGAACTACCTCCAGCTCCCGGTGAACCAGGCCAGGAACGCCCAGGTGCGCACCAACCAGCGCGACGGCCAGATGACGTACCACGTGGACGGCGCCGGGGAGAACCCGATCGTCAACTACGAGCCGTCCGTGACGGGCGGCCTGAGGGAGGCGGACCACCCGGGCCACGACGAGCAGGGCCCCGAGATCCACGGCCGGCTCACCCGGCAGCGGATCCCGCGCACCAACGACTACCTGCAGGCGGGGCAGCGCTTCCGGCTCCTGGAGGAGTGGGAGCGGGACGACCTGGTGCACAACTTCGTCACCCTGCTGAAGGAGTGCGACCGCCCGGTGCAGGAGCGCATGGTGTGGCACTTCCTGCTGGTCGAGAACGAGCTGGGGCTGCGGGTCGGTGAGGGCATCGGCATCTCCCCGCAGGACGTGGCGGGGCTGGAGCCGCTGCCGCACCAGAGCCTCACCGACGAGGACCGCAAGCGGCTCGCCAACCTCGGGAACAACCCGCCGCGGGACGTGTCGGGGCTGACGATGACCCACTGCGTGCCGAACGAGAGGTTCGTCGTCACGCGGTGA
- a CDS encoding NAD-binding protein, protein MVVCGDDALADRLADELNDVYRERVTLVVAGRREAAPRHPDGGTGRGPFALFGRVSAAMTRPPGAIDPRTGQTGRGGSRTAPAPGPSASPYDTLGGRGLRRAVEVVHVRETDEAALVAVGVEHAAALALVHEDDETNIRTALLARRLNPRLRLVIRMYNRRLGQHLEQLLDQAAAVAVPDIDAEVLDASTTVLSDADTAAPALAATAVAGTSKIVHAGGLLLRAVERTPPAPGEVADPGLCTLALLSSTASDPAGSEGADSSGDQGPRLLPDDRAAATATGRGSVVLEAITYAGPTLPATRLPTSSVPFGSLFSRRLRWSLAGLFCAVAAIAVATWLTTDDHPLHAAYLTMLDIFAIGDPALEAPAERQVLQMLAGFVGLLLLPILVAALLEALGTFRTATSLRRPPRGLSGHVVLLGLGKVGTRVLTRLRELGIPVVCVESDPEARGIATARRLRVPVVLGDVTEDGVLESARIHRARSLLALTSVDVTNLEAVLYARSVRPDLRVVLRLYDDDIATAVYRTLRAAHPEALTRSRSVSHLAAPAFAGAMMGRQILGAIPVERRVLLFAAVVAARHPELAGRTVAEAFRPGAWRVIALDPTAPGERRPDLTALDADDSDRRAGLVWDLHPGYVLRPEDRVVLAATRRGLAELLGRRP, encoded by the coding sequence ATGGTCGTCTGCGGCGACGACGCGCTCGCCGACCGCCTCGCCGACGAGCTGAACGACGTCTACCGCGAGCGGGTGACCCTCGTCGTGGCCGGCCGTCGCGAGGCGGCCCCGCGGCACCCCGACGGCGGCACGGGCCGCGGTCCCTTCGCCCTGTTCGGCCGGGTCTCCGCGGCGATGACCCGACCCCCCGGCGCGATCGACCCCCGCACGGGCCAGACCGGGCGCGGCGGCAGCAGGACGGCGCCGGCCCCGGGACCGTCCGCCTCCCCGTACGACACGCTCGGCGGCCGGGGGCTCCGGCGGGCGGTCGAGGTCGTCCACGTCCGGGAGACGGACGAGGCGGCGCTCGTCGCGGTGGGCGTCGAGCACGCCGCCGCGCTCGCCCTGGTCCACGAGGACGACGAGACCAACATCCGCACCGCGCTCCTGGCCCGCCGCCTCAACCCCCGGCTGCGCCTGGTCATCCGCATGTACAACCGCAGACTCGGCCAGCACCTGGAGCAGCTCCTCGACCAGGCCGCGGCCGTCGCCGTCCCGGACATCGACGCGGAGGTGCTGGACGCCTCCACCACCGTCCTGTCGGACGCGGACACCGCGGCCCCCGCCCTGGCCGCCACCGCCGTCGCCGGCACCAGCAAGATCGTCCACGCCGGCGGGCTGCTGCTGCGCGCCGTCGAACGCACCCCGCCCGCCCCCGGCGAGGTAGCCGACCCCGGCCTGTGCACCCTCGCCCTGCTCTCCTCCACGGCCAGCGACCCGGCGGGCAGCGAGGGCGCCGACAGCAGCGGCGACCAGGGCCCCCGCCTCCTCCCCGACGACCGCGCGGCCGCCACCGCCACCGGGCGCGGCAGCGTGGTCCTGGAGGCGATCACGTACGCCGGACCGACCCTCCCCGCGACCCGGCTGCCCACCTCGTCCGTCCCGTTCGGCTCGCTCTTCTCGCGCCGTCTGCGCTGGTCGCTCGCCGGCCTCTTCTGCGCCGTCGCCGCCATCGCCGTGGCGACCTGGCTCACCACCGACGACCACCCGCTGCACGCCGCCTACCTGACGATGCTGGACATCTTCGCCATCGGCGACCCCGCACTGGAGGCCCCCGCCGAGCGGCAGGTCCTGCAGATGCTCGCCGGGTTCGTCGGACTGCTCCTGCTGCCGATCCTCGTCGCCGCGCTCCTGGAGGCGCTGGGCACCTTCCGCACCGCCACCTCGCTGCGCCGTCCGCCGCGCGGTCTCTCGGGCCACGTCGTGCTGCTCGGCCTCGGCAAGGTCGGCACCCGCGTGCTGACCAGGCTGCGGGAGCTCGGCATCCCCGTCGTCTGCGTCGAGTCCGACCCGGAGGCCCGCGGCATCGCCACGGCCCGGCGGTTGCGCGTGCCGGTCGTGCTCGGCGACGTCACCGAGGACGGCGTCCTGGAGTCCGCCCGCATCCACCGGGCGCGCTCGCTGCTCGCCCTGACGAGCGTGGACGTCACCAATCTGGAGGCCGTGCTGTACGCCCGGTCCGTCCGACCCGACCTGCGGGTGGTGCTGCGCCTGTACGACGACGACATCGCCACCGCCGTCTACCGCACCCTGCGCGCCGCCCACCCCGAGGCCCTCACCCGCAGCCGCAGCGTCTCCCACCTGGCGGCCCCCGCCTTCGCCGGAGCCATGATGGGCCGACAGATCCTCGGCGCCATACCGGTGGAGCGGCGCGTCCTGCTCTTCGCCGCCGTGGTCGCGGCGCGCCACCCGGAACTGGCCGGCCGCACCGTCGCCGAGGCGTTCCGCCCGGGCGCCTGGCGCGTCATCGCCCTGGACCCCACTGCGCCGGGCGAGCGCCGCCCCGACCTGACGGCTCTGGACGCCGACGACAGCGACCGGCGGGCCGGCCTCGTGTGGGACCTGCACCCCGGCTACGTACTGCGCCCCGAGGACCGGGTGGTCCTGGCCGCCACCCGCCGCGGCCTCGCCGAACTGCTCGGCCGACGGCCGTAG
- a CDS encoding metallophosphoesterase family protein: MIRVAAVGDIHLSPESAGALRPAFETLGDCADLLLLAGDLTRHGTVEEARVVAGEVAGLPVPVVAVLGNHDYQSDLEDEVTGLLEEAGVIVLEGGGTVVPVDGTRVGIAGTKGFGGGFAGRSGGEFGEPEMKSFIRYTRRCADELGASLRRLEDDGCAVRIALTHYSPVPDTLAGEPLEIYPFLGSYLLAEAVDAAGADLAVHGHAHMGSEHGMTGGGVRVRNVAQPVLGRAFAVYHLPVSEPAASVAGSGAAEGAGAGRGGPAR; this comes from the coding sequence ATGATCAGGGTGGCCGCGGTCGGTGACATCCACTTGTCCCCCGAGAGCGCCGGTGCCCTGCGGCCGGCGTTCGAGACGCTCGGTGACTGCGCGGACCTGCTGCTGCTCGCCGGGGACCTCACCCGGCACGGCACGGTCGAGGAGGCCCGGGTCGTGGCCGGCGAGGTCGCCGGGCTGCCGGTGCCCGTGGTGGCGGTCCTGGGCAACCACGACTACCAGAGCGACCTGGAGGACGAGGTGACCGGCCTCCTGGAGGAGGCGGGCGTGATCGTCCTGGAGGGCGGCGGCACGGTCGTGCCGGTCGACGGGACGCGCGTGGGGATCGCCGGTACGAAGGGGTTCGGCGGCGGGTTCGCCGGACGCAGCGGCGGGGAGTTCGGCGAGCCGGAGATGAAGTCGTTCATCCGGTACACCCGGCGGTGCGCGGACGAGCTGGGCGCGTCGCTGCGGCGGCTGGAGGACGACGGCTGCGCCGTGCGGATCGCGCTGACGCACTACTCCCCCGTGCCGGACACGCTGGCCGGCGAGCCGCTGGAGATCTACCCGTTCCTCGGCAGCTACTTGCTGGCGGAGGCCGTCGACGCCGCCGGCGCGGACCTGGCCGTGCACGGCCACGCGCACATGGGTTCCGAGCACGGGATGACCGGTGGCGGCGTCCGGGTGCGCAACGTCGCGCAGCCGGTGCTCGGGCGGGCCTTCGCCGTGTACCACCTGCCCGTGTCCGAGCCCGCCGCGTCGGTGGCCGGAAGTGGCGCGGCGGAGGGGGCCGGGGCCGGTCGGGGCGGCCCGGCCCGTTAG
- a CDS encoding ABC transporter substrate-binding protein, with the protein MSTTAGRKSPRFRAALAAVPAALLFTAGCSSDGEGPGEAAGGVPVVEKGRLTTCTHLPYPPFQFERGGKVVGFDVALVDLVAEDLGVEQKILDTPFENFKTGAFLNSGECDLAAAGMTITDEREKNVDFSVPYFDATQAVLASKRSGVRTLAEIKARKLRLGAQAETTGESYAKSQGFDPVAFESSDAVLNGLRTGQVDAVVIDYPVVQGWLKDKANAAAFVLGENVDTGERYGFSVKKGNDRLRAAIDKAITDAKADGTYDKLYEEWIGPLPEARR; encoded by the coding sequence GTGTCGACGACTGCCGGCCGCAAGAGCCCCCGCTTCCGCGCCGCCCTCGCCGCCGTCCCGGCGGCGCTGCTGTTCACCGCCGGCTGTTCGTCCGACGGCGAGGGGCCCGGCGAGGCCGCGGGCGGCGTCCCCGTGGTGGAGAAGGGCAGGCTGACCACCTGCACGCACCTGCCGTACCCGCCGTTCCAGTTCGAACGGGGCGGGAAGGTCGTCGGGTTCGACGTGGCGCTGGTCGACCTGGTGGCGGAGGACCTCGGCGTCGAGCAGAAGATCCTGGACACGCCGTTCGAGAACTTCAAGACGGGGGCGTTTTTGAACTCCGGCGAGTGCGACCTGGCGGCCGCCGGCATGACCATCACCGACGAGCGCGAGAAGAACGTCGACTTCTCCGTACCGTACTTCGACGCCACCCAGGCCGTCCTGGCGTCGAAGCGGAGCGGTGTGCGGACGCTCGCGGAGATCAAGGCGCGCAAGCTGCGGCTGGGCGCGCAGGCCGAGACGACCGGCGAGAGCTACGCCAAGAGCCAGGGATTCGATCCGGTCGCCTTCGAGAGTTCGGACGCCGTCCTCAACGGGCTGCGGACCGGGCAGGTCGACGCGGTCGTCATCGACTACCCCGTCGTGCAGGGGTGGCTGAAGGACAAGGCGAACGCCGCCGCGTTCGTCCTCGGCGAGAACGTCGACACCGGCGAGCGGTACGGGTTCTCGGTGAAGAAGGGCAACGACCGGCTGCGCGCCGCGATCGACAAGGCGATCACCGACGCGAAGGCCGACGGCACGTACGACAAGCTGTACGAGGAGTGGATCGGCCCGCTGCCCGAGGCGCGCCGGTGA
- a CDS encoding SDR family oxidoreductase, whose translation MNQGTRVAVVTGADSGIGRATAVRLARDGMDVGITWHTDQEGGQRTAEEVRSHGRRAAVARMDLTDLPGAAGAVDDLAEELGRIDVLVNNAGTGTATPFLDIDYETVREVVDVDLIGPFLCGRLAARRMIAQGGGGRIVNVTSVHEHQPRVGAAPYCAAKGGLGLLTQVMALELAEHGITVNAVAPGEIATPMTGQEDRDVHRERRPGIPIGRPGDAREVAAVIAFLAGEESSYVTGASWAVDGGMLRMGPMAGSHLEGDAWRRP comes from the coding sequence ATGAACCAAGGCACGCGCGTCGCCGTCGTCACCGGCGCCGACTCCGGGATCGGCCGGGCCACCGCCGTCCGGCTCGCCCGGGACGGCATGGACGTCGGCATCACCTGGCACACCGACCAGGAGGGCGGGCAGCGCACCGCGGAGGAGGTGCGGTCGCACGGCCGCCGCGCCGCCGTGGCGCGCATGGACCTCACCGACCTGCCCGGGGCCGCCGGGGCCGTCGACGACCTGGCCGAGGAGCTCGGCCGGATCGACGTCCTCGTGAACAACGCGGGCACCGGCACCGCCACGCCCTTCCTCGACATCGACTACGAGACCGTGCGGGAGGTGGTCGACGTCGACCTGATCGGTCCCTTCCTCTGCGGCCGGCTCGCCGCCCGCCGCATGATCGCGCAGGGCGGCGGCGGACGGATCGTGAACGTCACGTCGGTGCACGAGCACCAGCCGCGCGTCGGCGCCGCCCCGTACTGCGCGGCGAAGGGCGGACTGGGACTGCTCACCCAGGTCATGGCCCTGGAGCTGGCCGAGCACGGCATCACCGTCAACGCCGTCGCGCCCGGCGAGATCGCCACGCCGATGACCGGCCAGGAGGACCGGGACGTGCACCGGGAGCGCCGGCCGGGCATCCCGATCGGCCGCCCGGGGGACGCCCGCGAGGTGGCCGCGGTGATCGCCTTCCTGGCGGGGGAGGAGTCCTCCTACGTCACCGGCGCGTCATGGGCCGTGGACGGCGGCATGCTCCGCATGGGCCCGATGGCCGGCTCCCACCTGGAGGGCGACGCCTGGCGCCGCCCCTGA
- a CDS encoding amino acid ABC transporter ATP-binding protein — translation MEGTDAGGRAEIEVRGLRKSFGDTEVLRGIDLEVARGEVVCVIGPSGSGKSTLLRCVNLLEEPTAGRVFVGGTEVTDPDVDIDAVRRRIGMVFQQFNLFPHLTAEENLVLPQRRVLRRDRAKAVRVARANLERVGLAGKAGAHPAQLSGGQQQRVAIARALAMDPEVMLFDEPTSALDPELVGDVLAVMRGLARDGMTMMVVTHEMSFAREVADRVVFMDAGRVVEEGPARQVVGAPREARTRDFLLRVLDPAAAAPPGPDQDPADGTA, via the coding sequence ATGGAGGGGACGGACGCGGGCGGGCGGGCCGAGATCGAGGTCCGGGGCCTGCGCAAGTCCTTCGGCGACACCGAGGTGCTGCGCGGGATCGACCTGGAGGTGGCGCGGGGCGAGGTGGTGTGCGTCATCGGACCGTCCGGGTCGGGCAAGTCGACGCTCCTGCGGTGCGTGAACCTGCTGGAGGAGCCGACGGCGGGGCGGGTCTTCGTCGGCGGTACGGAGGTCACCGACCCCGACGTCGACATCGACGCGGTGCGGCGCCGGATCGGGATGGTCTTCCAGCAGTTCAACCTCTTCCCGCACCTGACGGCGGAGGAGAACCTCGTCCTGCCCCAGCGCCGGGTGCTGCGGCGGGACAGGGCAAAGGCCGTACGGGTCGCGCGGGCGAACCTGGAGCGGGTCGGGCTGGCCGGGAAGGCCGGCGCCCACCCGGCGCAGCTGTCGGGCGGGCAGCAGCAGCGGGTGGCCATCGCGCGGGCGCTGGCGATGGACCCGGAGGTCATGCTGTTCGACGAGCCGACCTCCGCCCTCGACCCCGAGCTGGTCGGCGACGTGCTCGCCGTGATGCGGGGGCTCGCCCGGGACGGCATGACGATGATGGTCGTCACCCACGAGATGAGCTTCGCCCGCGAGGTCGCCGACCGCGTGGTGTTCATGGACGCCGGGCGCGTGGTGGAGGAGGGTCCGGCCCGGCAGGTCGTGGGCGCGCCCCGGGAGGCCCGTACGCGGGACTTCCTCCTGCGCGTCCTGGACCCGGCCGCCGCCGCCCCGCCGGGGCCGGATCAGGATCCGGCGGACGGGACCGCGTGA